From Sporosarcina sp. 6E9, a single genomic window includes:
- a CDS encoding ATP-binding cassette domain-containing protein, which produces MAGRKDEIILRGLKENNLKNINLNIPKEKINVFTGLSGSGKSSVVFDTLATESRRQMTMNYPLYVRNQMPRYERPHADLMQNLSPVVVVEQRPIGGNSRSTVGTYMDIHPLIRLLFSRIGTPLIESATDFSSQSSFGKCPECNGFGEVVAPDINKLVDFDKSLQDYAVKFKPLSPSGWQGRWMMTGGLFDPDKPIKDYSEEKRQLLLYGPPKGERVFAPFHTKNGPQDHEWDGLFPRFVRLYINRDVSKLKQVSQDDVLSVSTHTLCPTCLGSGLNPKVLACKINGLNIAEYDQLELTELLEELTKITDPLGTSIALQAIPHLKQLVEMGLGYLSLSRKMGTLSGGEAQRVKIARHLGSSLNNITYIFDEPSAGLHPEEVDMLIRMLKSIREHHNTVIVIEHDLSVIKAADEIIEMGPGAGASGGEVVYQGKLDGLKNANAVTTLNHKLKINKQPREINKYFTIKRASQNNLKNISVNIPGNVLVSICGVSGSGKSSLMMEAFTENYPETIMVGQGRIGISSRSTLATYMGIMDDFRAILSKETGQQAGLFSFNSTGACPYCEGKGVTKPDVAFADPVTVTCEACNGLRYSDEALSYRYRGKNIAEILELTIDEAMEYFNSPKILNRVNTLKDVGLGYLTLGQTTSSLSGGEVQRLKLASHLHKKGQVYLLDEPSLGLHREDNGKLLEVFQRLVNQGNSVIIIEHNLDFIAASDWVIELGPGGGKKGGHIIFEGEPEKMLNAKTLTAGWLRDGVGEFFT; this is translated from the coding sequence GTGGCGGGAAGAAAAGATGAAATCATTTTACGAGGGCTAAAAGAAAATAATCTTAAAAATATTAATCTCAACATACCAAAAGAAAAGATTAATGTATTTACTGGTCTTTCAGGCTCGGGGAAGAGCTCGGTTGTTTTTGATACATTAGCAACTGAAAGTAGACGGCAAATGACGATGAACTATCCGCTCTATGTCAGAAATCAGATGCCCAGATACGAAAGACCGCATGCCGATTTGATGCAAAACTTAAGTCCGGTTGTGGTAGTGGAGCAAAGGCCGATAGGGGGGAATTCTAGGTCAACGGTGGGTACGTATATGGATATACATCCATTGATTAGACTTTTATTCTCTCGGATAGGAACGCCGCTAATAGAATCGGCCACGGATTTTTCGAGCCAAAGTTCCTTCGGTAAATGTCCGGAATGTAATGGATTCGGGGAGGTAGTTGCCCCTGATATAAATAAGCTGGTCGATTTCGATAAGTCGCTTCAAGATTATGCAGTGAAGTTTAAGCCATTATCGCCTTCAGGTTGGCAAGGCAGATGGATGATGACAGGTGGATTATTTGATCCAGATAAACCAATAAAGGACTATTCAGAGGAAAAACGCCAACTACTTTTATATGGACCTCCAAAAGGTGAAAGAGTGTTTGCACCGTTTCATACAAAAAACGGTCCTCAAGATCATGAGTGGGATGGTTTATTTCCAAGATTTGTACGCCTTTATATCAATCGAGATGTCTCAAAGCTGAAGCAAGTGTCACAAGATGATGTTTTATCAGTATCAACACATACATTATGTCCAACCTGTCTAGGTTCAGGCTTAAATCCAAAAGTATTAGCCTGTAAAATAAATGGATTGAATATCGCAGAATACGATCAATTAGAACTAACAGAATTACTCGAGGAACTAACGAAGATAACTGATCCATTGGGGACATCTATCGCACTGCAAGCAATCCCGCATTTAAAACAACTCGTTGAAATGGGATTAGGCTATTTGAGTCTATCAAGGAAAATGGGCACCTTGTCCGGCGGTGAAGCACAAAGGGTAAAAATCGCCCGTCATTTAGGGAGCAGTCTGAACAATATAACCTACATTTTCGACGAACCAAGTGCTGGCCTTCATCCGGAAGAAGTAGATATGTTAATCCGGATGCTAAAAAGCATAAGGGAACACCATAATACCGTAATCGTTATCGAACATGATTTGTCAGTCATCAAAGCGGCGGATGAAATAATAGAAATGGGCCCAGGTGCAGGTGCTAGCGGCGGCGAAGTTGTCTATCAAGGAAAATTAGATGGATTGAAAAACGCTAACGCCGTGACAACTTTAAATCATAAGCTGAAAATAAACAAACAACCAAGGGAGATTAATAAATATTTTACAATTAAAAGAGCAAGTCAAAATAACTTGAAAAATATCAGCGTCAATATCCCGGGAAATGTTTTAGTATCGATATGTGGTGTATCCGGTTCAGGTAAAAGTTCCTTAATGATGGAAGCGTTTACGGAAAATTATCCAGAAACGATTATGGTGGGACAAGGCCGGATAGGAATCTCTAGCCGTTCAACGTTAGCCACATATATGGGAATCATGGATGATTTTCGCGCAATTCTTTCAAAAGAAACAGGTCAACAAGCAGGTCTATTTAGCTTTAATTCCACTGGGGCTTGTCCATACTGCGAAGGAAAAGGTGTTACAAAACCAGATGTAGCATTTGCGGATCCAGTGACAGTTACCTGTGAAGCGTGTAATGGACTTAGGTATTCGGACGAAGCATTGTCGTACCGATATCGGGGGAAAAATATCGCAGAGATTTTAGAATTAACAATCGACGAGGCTATGGAATATTTTAACTCGCCCAAGATCTTAAACAGAGTGAATACGCTAAAAGATGTAGGATTGGGCTATTTAACGTTAGGTCAAACGACAAGTTCCTTAAGCGGTGGAGAAGTGCAGCGTCTAAAACTTGCTAGTCACTTACACAAAAAAGGTCAAGTCTACTTATTAGACGAACCGTCCTTAGGATTGCACAGGGAAGATAACGGCAAGCTTTTGGAAGTATTTCAACGTCTTGTAAACCAGGGTAATTCCGTTATCATTATTGAGCATAATTTAGATTTTATAGCAGCAAGTGACTGGGTAATTGAATTAGGTCCAGGCGGAGGGAAAAAAGGTGGCCATATTATATTCGAAGGGGAGCCGGAAAAGATGTTGAATGCGAAAACATTGACCGCGGGTTGGTTAAGAGACGGTGTTGGGGAATTTTTCACGTGA
- a CDS encoding serine hydrolase: protein MANELSGIEDKLESYILEQEENIAGLATIVLDGDEVIYKMKGYANIEAQVLVDEETIFEWASVSKVLIWISVLQLVEARRLDLETDIEIYLPHDFRAKTTFEDPITMRHLMHHNAGFEDSYTDLLIHRPTKKRSLRKVLEEVDIKQVFPPGEVVAYSNYGSGLAAYIVEEVSGLDYAEYVRQHIFEPLQMTKTAIDPELDDNIWVKEKRGKVQGYSNALQLIEPNFYSLPMYPVGSAMGTARDLQKLLQALLTEDGTPLFKNEDTIDFMFEPTLYYPETNIPRGANGLFYLLSKNQHVFGHGGNSLAFSASFYVDRKEHIGVLVLTNVKNEFTFTQGIPEIVFGEYEPAENDINLETSSQWGGIYETARLPRHGFSRVHGLFLRGHTKQSGPHDLKINDLFYSQLEPSIYKTEDGLSMHSLDVYTKHPLFKKMLSNTYSDLLYVPYYKHSLEWAGIILGLLSVLFSFIYIIITTFRRIWNKKHLNKLLFAQNLLNLLMFTNVLWIFYKTLSMVSYSFLKPFLTLNLIYIFIAFVSSGLLIFGVKSKKLSKFEKLIWLMTIVLTGVLCANVLYWEFYF, encoded by the coding sequence ATGGCAAATGAACTTTCAGGTATAGAGGATAAATTAGAGAGTTATATATTAGAACAAGAGGAGAATATCGCTGGTTTGGCAACGATTGTGCTAGACGGGGATGAAGTCATTTATAAAATGAAGGGTTATGCAAATATAGAGGCGCAAGTTCTTGTTGATGAAGAGACTATTTTTGAGTGGGCTTCTGTGTCGAAAGTTCTTATTTGGATCAGTGTTTTGCAATTAGTAGAAGCTAGAAGGCTTGATTTGGAAACAGATATTGAGATTTACTTGCCACATGATTTCCGTGCGAAAACGACATTTGAGGATCCAATCACGATGCGTCATTTAATGCATCATAATGCAGGATTTGAAGATAGTTATACAGATTTATTGATCCATCGTCCAACCAAGAAAAGGTCATTAAGAAAAGTGCTTGAAGAAGTGGATATCAAACAAGTATTCCCACCGGGTGAGGTTGTTGCTTATTCAAATTATGGAAGTGGTCTCGCTGCTTATATTGTTGAAGAAGTTAGTGGTCTCGACTACGCGGAATATGTGCGGCAACATATTTTTGAACCGCTTCAAATGACAAAAACAGCGATAGATCCTGAACTAGATGATAATATATGGGTGAAAGAGAAGCGGGGAAAGGTGCAAGGCTATTCGAACGCATTGCAATTAATTGAACCTAACTTTTACTCGCTTCCCATGTATCCAGTAGGAAGTGCGATGGGAACAGCCCGTGATCTACAAAAGTTATTGCAAGCATTATTGACTGAGGATGGAACGCCTTTATTTAAGAATGAAGACACGATTGACTTCATGTTTGAACCCACATTGTATTATCCGGAAACCAATATCCCGAGGGGTGCAAACGGTTTATTTTATTTGCTGTCGAAGAATCAGCATGTATTTGGTCACGGTGGGAATTCTCTTGCTTTTAGCGCCTCTTTTTATGTAGATAGAAAAGAGCATATTGGTGTTTTGGTGCTGACGAACGTTAAAAATGAGTTTACGTTCACACAGGGAATTCCTGAAATTGTTTTTGGTGAATATGAACCTGCTGAAAATGACATAAACTTGGAAACTTCATCCCAATGGGGAGGTATTTATGAGACGGCACGGTTGCCAAGACACGGATTTAGTCGCGTGCATGGATTATTTTTGAGAGGCCATACGAAACAGAGTGGGCCGCATGATTTAAAGATTAACGACTTGTTTTATTCACAGCTCGAACCAAGCATTTATAAAACGGAAGACGGTTTGAGTATGCATAGTTTAGATGTGTATACAAAACATCCGCTCTTTAAAAAGATGTTATCGAATACCTATTCAGATTTGCTTTACGTTCCTTATTATAAACACTCCCTGGAGTGGGCTGGAATAATTTTAGGACTACTCTCCGTATTATTTTCGTTCATTTATATTATCATCACGACTTTCAGAAGAATATGGAATAAGAAACACTTAAACAAACTACTTTTTGCACAAAACCTTTTAAATCTACTGATGTTTACGAATGTTCTTTGGATCTTTTATAAGACCTTATCGATGGTGAGTTATTCATTTCTAAAGCCATTTTTAACTTTAAATCTTATTTATATATTCATCGCTTTTGTCAGTAGTGGGTTATTAATATTTGGAGTAAAAAGTAAAAAGTTGTCAAAATTTGAAAAACTAATTTGGTTGATGACGATTGTTCTTACAGGTGTTTTATGTGCAAATGTTTTGTATTGGGAATTTTATTTTTAG
- a CDS encoding TIGR02328 family protein: MRLWHEDMLMELPRQQLLGQHRECCALRGFGWNKKHATVNYIFNYSPYKLYQYHMKVIKEMQRRGYKNDPLWENATYRGKQCPPYEEVVIEKASSPIYLEHDDAYMKECLNNLAEKGIHLN; the protein is encoded by the coding sequence ATGCGATTATGGCATGAAGACATGTTAATGGAGTTGCCGCGTCAGCAATTGCTCGGGCAACACCGAGAATGCTGCGCGTTACGAGGATTCGGCTGGAACAAAAAACATGCGACGGTGAATTATATATTCAATTATTCACCTTATAAACTTTATCAATACCACATGAAAGTGATCAAGGAAATGCAACGCCGCGGCTATAAAAATGATCCGCTATGGGAAAACGCGACCTATCGTGGGAAACAATGTCCGCCATATGAGGAAGTTGTAATTGAGAAAGCCAGTAGCCCCATTTATCTAGAACATGATGACGCCTATATGAAAGAATGCCTCAATAATCTTGCTGAAAAGGGTATTCACCTTAATTAG
- a CDS encoding pyridoxamine 5'-phosphate oxidase family protein, which yields MDAKKSALKILKESFVGTMATIQQNKPHSRYMTFFSDEFTLYTVTSKQTQKVDELEANPHTHILIGYEGKGFGDDYLEIEGTVTISSDETMKEKVWNKLLKPWFSGPEDPNLVILKVSPDAIRLMNKKGEEPKVIEF from the coding sequence ATGGATGCAAAAAAATCTGCACTAAAAATCTTAAAAGAAAGCTTTGTCGGAACGATGGCAACCATTCAACAGAACAAGCCACACTCACGTTATATGACTTTCTTTAGTGATGAATTTACGCTCTACACAGTAACATCCAAACAAACGCAGAAGGTGGATGAACTTGAAGCGAATCCGCATACGCACATCTTAATCGGCTATGAAGGGAAGGGTTTCGGGGACGACTATCTTGAAATTGAAGGAACTGTGACAATTTCATCCGACGAAACAATGAAAGAGAAAGTATGGAATAAGCTTTTGAAACCATGGTTCAGCGGTCCTGAAGATCCTAATCTCGTCATTTTAAAGGTTTCACCTGACGCAATCCGTTTAATGAATAAAAAAGGTGAAGAACCAAAAGTCATTGAATTCTGA